The genomic stretch TCGGCCGCATGGAAGATCAGGCCGAAGCGGTCGATCTGTTCGCTGCATTCCCCGTCGATCTGCTCCAGCCGCTGACGGACCACCGCCGGGAGGTCAGCGCGCCGCAGCAGCGAACGGATCAGTGTGCGGATCGTCGCCAGGGGGGTGCGCACCTCGTGGGTGAGGGCCTCGAGCAGGGCCAGTTCGCCGCTGCTCTCCGCCTGGTCGCCCTCATGGCCGTGAATCAGGGGCTGCAGGGTCAGGCTCGGGGCCATCGCCGCCAGTCGCTCCGCCAGCTTCGGCCAGAACTGCAGTGCCATGCTCTCCTCACTGCGCAGTGGACCGAGCGCCTGCAGGGCCTGGCGCAGGCGCAGGGCGGCCTGGGGGGCGGTGGCCTGCAGGCGCTCATCCACCAGAGCCAGCGTTTCCGAGAGGGTGGTGGGATCGAAGCGCAGCACCAGCTGCCGCTGCTGTGGACTGCCCTCCAGGGTCATGGCCAGCTGCAGCCTGGGTGTGATCAGCACCAGCAGGGGGTCGGTGCCGTCCTCAGGCTCCAGCGCCAGACGTTCGAAGGGGCTGGTGCGGCCTGGGGCCTCGTCAGTGTCGGCTGTGCCCGTACCAGGCAGCAGGGGGCCTGAGGGGCTGAGGCCACCGGCGATCTGCGGAGGCGCCCAGACCCAGCCCTGCAGTGGCTCCAGCAGCTCCGGCTCGTAGAGCGCCGGCAGAGGCGAGGCCAGCCAGACCCCCCGCAGTGGTTGCAGAGGCGGCAGGAAGTCATCCTGAAGGGTGGCCAGAGCTGCCCACCACTGCCGTCTTGCGGTGTCTTCATCGCTCCGGCCTGCCGGGACCCCCTCGGCCAGCCGAGCTCTCAGGACGGCCAGGCTCACCATCGCCGCTGGGGCGGGCGGCCGTGGCGGGACACCGAGGCGCACAGCCCCAGGGAGATGAAGTTCACGAGCATCGCCGAGCGGCCGTAGCTCAGCCAGGGAAGCGGAATGCCTGTGATCGGCCCCAGTCCGATGGTCATGTTGATGTTCACCACCACCTGGAACATCAGCATCGCGCCGATGCCCACCACCACGAGCGATTCGTAATCCGTGCGGGCCCGTCCGGCGATCTGGAGCAGGCGCCACATCAGCACCACGAAGCCCAC from Synechococcus sp. CBW1107 encodes the following:
- a CDS encoding sensor histidine kinase; translation: MRLGVPPRPPAPAAMVSLAVLRARLAEGVPAGRSDEDTARRQWWAALATLQDDFLPPLQPLRGVWLASPLPALYEPELLEPLQGWVWAPPQIAGGLSPSGPLLPGTGTADTDEAPGRTSPFERLALEPEDGTDPLLVLITPRLQLAMTLEGSPQQRQLVLRFDPTTLSETLALVDERLQATAPQAALRLRQALQALGPLRSEESMALQFWPKLAERLAAMAPSLTLQPLIHGHEGDQAESSGELALLEALTHEVRTPLATIRTLIRSLLRRADLPAVVRQRLEQIDGECSEQIDRFGLIFHAAELQRQPRPRQTLARTDLAQLLQGFEELWQRQLERRGLKLQLEISAQLPAVLSDPNRLETMLGGLVDRFIRSLPSGSTVLIRLQPAGSRLKLQLRCANPPGRETALPSTPEDDTGADVGPVLRWNPLTGSLQLSRQATQRLFHSLGGRFTERAGQGLTVFFPVAGHNTGADGDVC